Proteins co-encoded in one Gopherus evgoodei ecotype Sinaloan lineage chromosome 4, rGopEvg1_v1.p, whole genome shotgun sequence genomic window:
- the SRRM2 gene encoding serine/arginine repetitive matrix protein 2 isoform X23, whose amino-acid sequence MYNGIGLPTPRGSGTNGYVQRNLSAVRHKKERTDYKSEEELRKLESSLVKKPNQEILDHERKRKVELKCLELAELMEEQGYAEGEIQEKVATFRLMLLEKDVALGKEGEQQPEQKPAVTETHQLAEANEKKNERLRAAFGISENYVDGSSFDPNRRAKEAAAAAAKQQEQQKQYSLVHESSSSRSPSPKQKKKKKKKDRGRSESRSPSRRERKKSSKKKKHRSESDSKKRKHRSPSPKSKHKAKEKKRKRSTSESASQKGRRGRSSSPDSSSSSDSSRSRSRSVTTQKRASLPSVTPPAPPRRRADPEGASKDALKRDRSASPEVSRRAQSSSPRKSRDKREKRSSRHSPRQRSSSPSPVSEGKIKDKDRPWQPERKSTPAPSSEREPRPQRRSPSPEPARERASSGHKRPPSKETKSPRSSSPPPKKPVADRPKSPSQAAAPSPPATTRKAQLSRSGSESDENSSSSSPERDKPAPSRQEKSKGSQRRDRSSSSPEPSQPAKVASKPSSRRERSGTPAKSAKTRSLSKRDARSRSRTPPSRRERSRTPPRRGGRSRTPPRRGARSRTPPRRGRSRSRSPQWRGRSRSPQRWGRSRSRTPPRWGKSRTPQRRGRSRSPQRRGWSRSRTPQRPGWSRSRNTARRGRSRTPPRRGRSRSRTPPRRGRSRSRTPPRRGRSRSRTPPRRGRSRSRTPPRRGRSRSRTPPRRGRSRSRTPPRRGRSGSSPRREKSLISARRSRSGSSAERRKKSRLPLRRSLSDSSPDVKQKSRKVSRRSRSASSPRLQKKSRSSPRRSRSGSSPRPKKKSRSSPRRSRSGSSPVLKKKSRTPSRRRRRRRSGLSPALKKKSRSPPRRSRSGSSPEVKKKSRSPPRRRRSGSSPLARKKSRSSPRRSRSRSSPVLKKKSRSPLRRSRSSSSPVLKKKSRSPPRRSSSGSSSVAKKKSRSPPVRGRSGSSPALREKSRSPPRRSRSGSSPVVREKSRSPPRRSRSGSSPVVREKSRSPLRHSKSGSSPAVREKPRSPLRRSRSGSSPEQRGKSVSPPVRSRSDSSPGLKKKSRSPARQSGLGSSPAVEGKSRSPAVRSRSGSSPEQRGKSVSPPVRSRSDSSPGLKKKSRSPPRQSGLGSSPAVEGKSRSPAVRNRSGSSPEQRGKSVSPPVRSRSDSSPGLKKKSRSPPRQSGLGSSPAVEGKSRSPAVRNRSGSSPDLKKLSKTSPRHSGAGSSPVVEEKSSLLPRCSQSGSSPELMKKSRSPPVIGRSGSSPELNDKSSSSLPRQSQSGSPPEPKKKSRSPPRCVKPGASPVVKEKSRSPQPWQSRSGSSPEVKKKSPSPSIRGASVEQAKSRSPPSLSGSGSLLTLKGKSSSPPRHSRSGSSPGSGSKLGAVSKHNRPGVCPEATELVRILAGQVKPVSPEAKDKYGTSPRRSRLGSSPGIREKSRTPPSSSESSPERAEISRSPLRRSRSGSPPRPREKSRSPPRPREKSRSPPRPREKSRSPPRPREKSRSPPRRSRSGSSPRPREKSRSPPRRSRSGSSPRPREKSQSPPRPREKSRSPPRRSRSGSSPRPREKSRSPPRPREKSRSPPRRSRSGSSPRPREKSRSPPRPREKSRSPPRHSRSGSSPRPREKSRSPPRPREKSRSPPRRSRSGSSPRAREKSRSPARYGSSGSFLRSREKSRSPARYSISGSSLRLREKSRSTPRRGRSSSSPRPREKLGASPRSSRSGSSPERPKGPTRRGRSSSPSRRGKWRSSLRRGRSGSSPRRTRSRSISRRGKSRSSLRRDRSISSPGRSRSRSTSRFSRRRERSPSSPRRSRSRTPPRRARAGSSPQRRGSRQPRSRSPPKLDVSRTPASSYHGRSKASPARTRSGSGSPKRAGRRSRSPPVLEKYPKVGAADKAAPGRAEKTSPVVLVPIRRSPSRSPPAPDESSPKARKAHSPAPKIHSPRPEGSLGAVRNGGPAPTWTLNSCPAAPGGSPPAGRLPQAKGPEKVRSSSSSSSSSSSTSHKVPSPLPAPLPVLPPKEEDREGPKVKLEPPAPEVPGDLPDKARGGAAKALVPLPVPPRTPSKEKRSSSTSSSSSSSSSSSSSSSSSSSDSSSSSSESSHDSPASKGPDLETAKKEPPSPAQKELAREGRPLELAKRKRRSRSSSSSSSSSSSSSSSSSSSSSSSSSSSSSSSSSSSSSSSSSSPKPGPQPQPKAAPKKPSPEQRRSRSPRKPIDSLRDSRSLSYSPAERRRPSPPEPPLAQRDRHSDKPSQRSRGTNSRSPGRKRRRETPSPPHAARRRASRSP is encoded by the exons ATGTACAATGGGATAGGGCTCCCCACTCCCCGGGGCAGCGGCACCAACGGCTACGTCCAGCGCAATCTCTCGGCCGTGCGGCACAAGAAGGAGCGAACCGACTACAAGTCGGAGGAGGAGCTCAGGAAGCTGGAGTCGTCTCTGGTGAAGAAGCCCAACCAGGAGATCCTGGACCATGAGCGCAAGCGCAAGGTGGAGCTGAAATGCCTGGAGCTGGCCGAGCTCATGGAGGAACAGGG ctacGCCGAGGGCGAGATCCAGGAGAAGGTGGCGACCTTCCGGCTCATGCTCCTGGAGAAGGACGTGGCGCTGGGCAaggagggggagcagcagcccgAGCAGAAGCCAGC ggtcaCAGAGACCCACCAGCTGGCCGAGGCCAACGAAAAGAAGAACGAGCGGCTGCGGGCGGCTTTTGGCATCAGCGAGAATTACGTCGACGGGAGTTCGTTCGACCCCAACCGCAGGGCTAAGGAGGCGGCGGCTGCGGCAGCCAAGcaacaggagcagcagaagcagtACAG CCTGGTCCATGAGTCCAGCAGCTCCCGCTCTCCATCCCCcaagcagaagaaaaagaaaaagaagaaagacaGAGGCAG GTCAGAGAGCAGATCCCCTTCtcgaagagagaggaaaaagagctctaagaagaagaaacacag GTCCGAGTCAGACTCAAAGAAGAGGAAACACAG GTCTCCCAGTCCGAAGAGCAAACACAAAGCCAaggagaagaagaggaagag ATCCACCAGCGAGTCGGCGTCCCAGAAGGGCCGAAGAGGTCGCTCGTCCTCCCcagactcttcctcctcctcggACAGCTCGCGGAGCAG GTCCCGGAGCGTCACCACTCAGAAGCGGGCCTCCCTGCCCAGCGtgacccccccagcaccgccacGGAGGAGAGCCGACCCCGAGGGCGCCTCAAAGGATGCCCTCAAGAGAGATCGCTCGGCATCCCCCGAGGTCAGCCGGCGCGCGCAGAGCAGCAGCCCCCGGAAGAGTCGAGATAAGCGAGAG aaGCGGTCGTCTCGGCACTCCCCCCGCCAGCGTTCCTCCTCCCCGTCGCCCGTCTCCGAGGGGAAAATAAAGGACAAGGATCGCCCCTGGCAGCCAGAGCGCAAATCCACCCCCGCCCCGTCCTCGGAGCGTGAGCCCCGCCCTCAACGCCGCTCCCCGTCCCCTGAGCCGGCCCGAGAGAGGGCCTCATCCGGCCACAAGCGCCCACCCTCCAAGGAGACCAAGTCCCCCCGATCCTCCTCCCCGCCTCCCAAAAAGCCAGTGGCTGATCGCCCCAAGAGCCCGTCCCAAGCGGCTGCTCCCTCGCCACCGGCCACCACCCGGAAGGCCCAGCTGTCCCGCTCGGGCTCTGAGAGCGACGAAaactcgtcctcctcttcccccgAGCGGGATAAGCCGGCCCCGAGCAGACAGGAGAAATCGAAGGGCTCCCAGCGCCGGGACCGCTCCAGTTCTTCCCCAGAGCCCTCCCAGCCTGCTAAGGTTGCCTCCAAACCCTCGTCCCGGCGTGAGCGCTCTGGCACCCCGGCAAAGAGCGCCAAAACCCGCTCCCTTTCCAAGAGAGAcgccaggtcccggtcccggacGCCCCCTTCCCGCAGGGAGCGTTCCCGCACCCCGCCCCGCCGGGGAGGCCGTTCCCGCACCCCACCCCGCCGGGGGGCCCGTTCCCGTACGCCACCGAGACGGGGCCGGTCCCGATCCCGGAGCCCCCAGTGGAGAGGCAGGTCCCGGAGCCCCCAGAGGTGGGGACGGTCCCGTTCCCGCACTCCGCCCAGGTGGGGCAAATCCCGTACGCCCCAGAGGAGGGGGAGATCTCGCAGCCCTCAACGGCGAGGGTGGTCTCGCTCCAGGACACCCCAGAGGCCTGGCTGGTCTAGGAGCCGGAACACGGCAAGGCGGGGTCGGTCTAGAACCCCGCCCCGGCgaggcaggtcccggtctagaACCCCGCCCCGGCgaggcaggtcccggtctagaACCCCGCCCCGGCgaggcaggtcccggtctagaACCCCTCCTCGGCgaggcaggtcccggtctagaACCCCTCCTCGGCgaggcaggtcccggtctagaACCCCGCCCCGGCgaggcaggtcccggtctagaACCCCGCCCCGACGAGGCAGGTCAGGGTCCTCTCCCAGGCGGGAGAAATCACTCATTTCAGCCAGGAGGAGCCGCTCTGGGTCATCAGCCGAGCGGAGGAAAAAATCCAGGCTGCCCCTGCGAAGGAGCCTGTCTGACTCGTCACCAGATGTGAAGCAGAAATCCAGGAAAGTGTCAAGACGCAGCCGCTCCGCATCATCCCCTCGGCTACAGAAGAAATCCAGATCATCGCCCCGGAGGAGCCGCTCTGGCTCATCCCCTCGGCCAAAAAAGAAATCCAGATCATCCCCTCGGAGGAGCCGGTCAGGGTCGTCTCCAGTGCTGAAGAAGAAATCCAGAACGCcgtccaggaggaggaggaggaggaggtctggATTGTCTCCGGCACTCAAAAAGAAATCCAGATCACCGCCTAGAAGAAGCCGGTCTGGATCATCTCCAGAAGTGAAGAAAAAATCCAGATCACCTCCAAGACGAAGGAGGTCTGGATCTTCTCCACTGGCGAGAAAGAAATCCAGATCATCGCCAAGACGAAGCAGGTCTAGGTCCTCGCCAGTGTTGAAGAAGAAATCTAGATCACCCCTGAGACGAAGCAGGTCTAGCTCCTCGCCAGTGTTGAAGAAGAAATCTAGATCGCCCCCGAGACGAAGCAGTTCTGGGTCCTCTTCAGTGGCAAAGAAGAAATCCAGATCACCGCCTGTGAGAGGCCGATCTGGGTCGTCTCCAGCATTGAGAGAGAAATCTAGATCGCCCCCGAGACGAAGCAGATCTGGATCATCTCCAGTGGTGCGAGAGAAGTCTAGATCACCCCCGAGACGAAGCAGATCTGGATCATCTCCAGTGGTGAGAGAGAAATCTAGATCACCCCTGAGACACAGCAAATCTGGATCATCTCCAGCTGTGAGAGAGAAACCGAGATCACCACTGAGACGAAGCAGATCTGGATCCTCTCCAGAACAGAGAGGGAAATCCGTATCACCTCCTGTGAGAAGCCGGTCTGACTCCTCTCCTGGGTTGAAGAAGAAGTCTAGGTCTCCTGCAAGGCAAAGTGGGCTTGGATCTTCGCCAGCCGTGGAAGGGAAATCCAGATCTCCTGCAGTGAGAAGCAGATCTGGATCCTCTCCAGAACAGAGAGGGAAATCTGTATCACCTCCTGTGAGAAGCCGGTCTGACTCCTCTCCTGGGTTGAAGAAGAAGTCTAGGTCTCCTCCAAGGCAAAGTGGGCTTGGATCTTCGCCAGCTGTGGAAGGGAAATCCAGATCTCCTGCAGTGAGAAACAGATCTGGATCCTCTCCAGAACAGAGGGGGAAATCTGTATCACCTCCTGTGAGAAGCCGGTCTGACTCCTCTCCTGGGTTGAAGAAGAAGTCTAGGTCTCCTCCAAGGCAAAGTGGGCTTGGATCTTCGCCAGCTGTGGAAGGGAAATCCAGATCTCCTGCAGTGAGAAACAGATCTGGATCctctccagacctgaagaagctgTCTAAGACCTCTCCAAGACACAGTGGTGCTGGGTCTTCTCCAGTGGTGGAAGAGAAATCAAGTTTACTTCCAAGATGCAGCCAGTCTGGATCTTCTCCAGAACTGATGAAGAAATCCAGATCGCCGCCTGTGATAGGCAGGTCGGGATCCTCTCCAGAACTAAATGATAAATCTAGCTCCTCACTCCCAAGACAAAGCCAATCAGGATCCCCTCCAGAACCAAAAAAGAAATCCAGATCACCTCCAAGATGTGTTAAACCTGGTGCCTCTCCAGTGGTGAAAGAAAAGTCCAGATCTCCCCAGCCATGGCAAAGCCGATCCGGATCCTCTCCAGAAGTGAAAAAGAAATCCCCATCACCATCCATAAGAGGGGCCTCTGTAGAGCAAGCAAAATCCAGATCGCCTCCCTCACTGAGCGGATCCGGATCATTGTTGACGTTGAAAGGGAAATCCAGTTCGCCCCCAAGACACAGCCGATCTGGATCCTCTCCAGGGTCAGGAAGCAAACTTGGAGCAGTTTCAAAACACAACAGGCCTGGGGTTTGTCCAGAAGCTACAGAGCTAGTGAGGATTTTAGCAGGTCAGGTCAAGCCAGTGTCTCCTGAGGCAAAAGACAAATATGGAACGTCCCCAAGAAGGAGCAGATTGGGGTCATCCCCTGGCATCAGAGAGAAATCCAGAACACCTCCGAGCAGCTCAGAGTCTTCTCCAGAACGGGCAGAAATATCCCGATCGCCTCTGAGACGCAGCAGGTCTGGTTCGCCCCCCAGGCCCCGAGAGAAGTCCCGATCGCCCCCCAGGCCCCGAGAGAAGTCCCGATCGCCCCCCAGGCCCCGAGAGAAGTCCCGATCGCCCCCCAGGCCCCGAGAGAAGTCCCGATCGCCCCCGAGgcgcagcaggtctggctcatcTCCCAGGCCCCGAGAGAAATCCCGATCGCCCCCGAGGCGCAGCAGGTCTGGTTCATCTCCCAGGCCTCGAGAGAAATCCCAATCGCCCCCCAG GCCCCGAGAGAAGTCCCGATCGCCCCCGAGGCGCAGCAGGTCTGGTTCATCTCCCAGGCCCCGAGAGAAGTCCCGATCGCCCCCCAGGCCCCGAGAGAAGTCCCGATCGCCCCCGAGGCGCAGCAGGTCTGGTTCATCTCCCAGGCCTCGAGAGAAATCCCGATCGCCCCCCAGGCCCCGAGAGAAGTCCCGATCACCCCCGAGGCACAGCAGATCTGGTTCATCTCCTAGGCCTCGAGAGAAATCCCGATCGCCCCCCAGGCCTCGAGAGAAGTCTCGATCACCCCCGAGGCGCAGCAGGTCTGGTTCATCTCCCAGGGCTCGAGAGAAATCCCGATCTCCTGCTAGATATGGCAGTTCCGGCTCATTTCTGAGATCTAGAGAGAAATCCAGATCTCCCGCAAGGTACAGCATATCCGGCTCGTCCCTAAGACTTCGAGAGAAATCCAGATCCACTCCAAGGCGTGGCAGGTCCAGTTCATCCCCGAGACCTCGAGAGAAGCTGGGGGcgtctcccagaagcagccgctCTGGGTCGTCTCCAGAGAGACCCAAAGGCCCAACAAGGCGTGGCCGATCCAGCTCTCCCTCCAGAAGGGGGAAGTGGAGATCTTCCCTGCGGCGAGGAAGATCCGGGTCTTCGCCCAGGAGAACCCGGTCCCGGTCCATCTCCAGACGAGGCAAATCCAGAAGCTCCCTGCGGAGAGACCGATCCATCTCGTCGCCCGGCAGGAGCCGCTCAAGATCCACCTCGCGATTCTCCCGCCGCCGGGAGCGTTCGCCATCCTCACCCCGTCGCAGCAGATCCCGCACGCCGCCCCGCCGAGCCCGAGCGGGGTCCTCCCCCCAGCGCCGCGGCTCCCGCCAGCCCCGCTCCCGCTCCCCACCGAAACTGGACGTCTCCCGCACCCCGGCCTCTTCCTACCACGGCCGCTCAAAGGCGTCGCCGGCCAGGACCCGCTCAGGCTCCGGCTCGCCAAAACGAGCCGGGAGGAGGTCCCGCTCCCCACCGGTGCTGGAGAAATACCCCAAAGTGGGAGCAGCCGACAAGGCAGCACCAGGCAGAGCTGAGAAGACGTCGCCCGTGGTGTTGGTGCCCATCCGGCGCAGCCCGTCCCGCTCCCCGCCGGCTCCGGATGAGTCCTCTCCCAAAGCCAGGAAAGcccattcccctgcccccaagatCCACTCCCCGCGGccggaggggtccctgggggcggTGAGGAACGGGGGTCCGGCGCCCACCTGGACCCTGAACTcctgccctgctgcccctgggGGCTCCCCGCCTGCCGGCCGCCTCCCCCAAGCCAAAGGGCCAGAGAAAGTCagatcttcctcctcttcctcctcctcctcctcctccacctcccacaaggtgcccagccccctgcccgccCCACTCCCGGTGCTGCCCCCCAAGGAGGAAGACAGGGAAGGGCCCAAGGTCAAGTTGGAGCCGCCAGCCCCGGAGGTGCCCGGGGACCTGCCAGACAAAGCCAGGGGCGGAGCCGCCAAGGCGCTGGTGCCGCTGCCGGTGCCTCCCCGCACCCCGTCCAAAGAGAAGAGGAGCTCGTCCACCTCCTCGTCTTCGTCGTCCtcgtcttcttcctcctcctcgtcctcttcctcctcctccgactccagctccagctcctcagAGTCCAGCCACGACTCCCCGGCGAGCAAGGGGCCCGACCTGGAGACGGCGAAGAAAGA GCCACCGAGCCCGGCGCAGAAGGAGCTGGCCCGTGAGGGGCGCCCCCTGGAGCTGGCCAAGCGGAAACGCCGTTCccgaagctccagcagctccagcagcagctcgtCGTCAtcatcctcctcatcttcctcctcgtcttcctcctcctcctcgtcatcctcctcctcatcctcttcttcctcctcgtcctcgtcctcctcctcccccaagccggggccccaaccgcagcccaaggcagcccccaagaaGCCCTCACCTGAGCAGAGGCG ctcccggaGCCCCCGGAAGCCGATCGACTCCCTGCGCGACTCGCGCTCTCTCAGCTATTCCCCGGCCGAGCGGCGCCGGCCCTCCCCTCCGGAGCCCCCCCTGGCCCAGCGGGACCGGCACAG